One Sphingopyxis macrogoltabida genomic region harbors:
- a CDS encoding alpha-ketoglutarate-dependent dioxygenase AlkB, with the protein MTRPAAGVPPPPQGDLFGPALLPGLTYADEVVSASEEEELVARIETAGLAPFQFQQWEGKRLTRSFGWTYDFQTGRFAPGEPIPDWLEDVRGRAAGFSGIDPASLEQALVIQYGPGAGIGWHKDRPVFGHVIGLSLGAPATMRFRRRGGTRFERATADLAPRSIYHMQGEVRDDWEHSIAAMHAPRWSVTFRSLR; encoded by the coding sequence GTGACCCGGCCCGCCGCAGGGGTACCGCCGCCGCCGCAGGGAGACCTTTTCGGCCCTGCGCTTCTTCCCGGCCTGACATACGCCGACGAGGTCGTGAGCGCGAGCGAAGAGGAGGAGCTAGTCGCGCGCATCGAAACCGCCGGACTGGCGCCATTCCAGTTCCAGCAATGGGAAGGCAAGCGTCTCACCCGCTCGTTCGGCTGGACATACGACTTCCAGACCGGTCGCTTCGCCCCGGGCGAGCCGATCCCCGACTGGCTCGAGGACGTTCGCGGCCGCGCCGCAGGATTTTCGGGTATCGACCCCGCCTCCCTCGAGCAGGCGCTCGTCATTCAATATGGTCCGGGCGCGGGCATCGGCTGGCACAAGGATCGCCCGGTCTTCGGGCACGTCATCGGCCTCTCGCTCGGCGCGCCCGCGACCATGCGTTTCCGGCGGAGGGGCGGCACCAGGTTCGAGCGCGCGACGGCCGATCTCGCGCCGCGATCGATTTATCATATGCAGGGCGAAGTCCGCGATGACTGGGAGCATAGCATTGCGGCGATGCATGCGCCGCGCTGGTCGGTCACCTTCCGAAGCCTTCGCTGA
- a CDS encoding flavodoxin family protein, with translation MPSLTASAINCSLSAKGRKSSTDAMIAVLAEHFAEHDIEVGDPIRIAAHKVKWGVSSDEGDGDAWPAIRERILASDILIFGTPIWMGQPSSVAKLVLERMDAFLAETDEAGRMPSYSKVAVAAIVGNEDGAHHVCAELFQALNDVGWTIPAVAGCYWVGEAMGSVDFKNLDHRPRMITRTAKMVAANAAHLAGLLKRSPYPG, from the coding sequence GTGCCCTCGCTCACCGCATCCGCCATCAACTGCTCGCTCTCGGCGAAGGGGCGCAAGAGTTCGACCGACGCCATGATCGCGGTCCTTGCCGAGCATTTCGCCGAGCATGACATCGAGGTCGGCGACCCGATCCGCATCGCCGCACACAAGGTCAAATGGGGCGTCTCGTCCGACGAGGGCGACGGCGACGCCTGGCCAGCTATCCGTGAGCGGATTCTCGCCTCCGACATCCTCATCTTCGGCACCCCGATCTGGATGGGGCAGCCATCGAGCGTCGCAAAGCTCGTGCTCGAACGCATGGACGCGTTTCTCGCGGAGACCGACGAGGCCGGCCGCATGCCGAGCTATTCGAAAGTCGCTGTCGCGGCGATCGTCGGCAACGAAGATGGGGCGCATCATGTCTGCGCCGAACTGTTCCAGGCGTTGAACGACGTCGGCTGGACGATCCCGGCGGTCGCGGGGTGCTACTGGGTCGGCGAAGCCATGGGATCAGTCGACTTCAAGAATCTCGACCACCGCCCGCGCATGATCACGAGGACCGCGAAGATGGTGGCGGCAAACGCAGCGCATCTGGCGGGCCTTCTCAAGCGATCACCCTATCCCGGATGA
- a CDS encoding PRC-barrel domain-containing protein, whose translation MTDIDEPTQLLCQSNKADTMGAKTRDGDKLGSIHAFMINKRTGQAVYAVLSIGGFLGMGKAYYPLPFRLLAFEATSDSYVVTIDRRVLEGGPSWAANAPLFDQAYADRVASYYEVAKEDLTLG comes from the coding sequence ATGACCGATATTGACGAACCGACCCAGCTGCTGTGCCAGTCGAACAAGGCCGACACGATGGGGGCCAAGACGCGTGACGGCGACAAGCTCGGATCGATCCACGCATTCATGATCAACAAGCGAACCGGCCAGGCGGTCTATGCGGTACTCTCCATCGGCGGATTCCTCGGCATGGGGAAAGCCTATTATCCCCTACCCTTCCGCCTGCTCGCATTCGAGGCGACAAGCGATTCCTATGTCGTAACCATCGACCGGCGCGTACTCGAGGGCGGACCGAGCTGGGCCGCCAATGCGCCGCTGTTCGATCAGGCCTATGCCGATCGCGTCGCAAGCTATTACGAGGTCGCCAAGGAAGATTTGACGCTCGGCTAG
- a CDS encoding type 1 glutamine amidotransferase domain-containing protein, protein MAASTPLAAHRILIMATDGFEQSELEVPLARLREAGATVDVASLDTAEITGWDEDDWGDDIEVDLKIADVDIDDYDALVLPGGQINPDLLRVETAAIALIKGFAAADKPVAAICHAPWLLVEAGLAKGRRMTSYKSIRTDVANAGADVVDEAVVVDGNLITSRCPDDLDAFCNAIITAVAAAVAHAD, encoded by the coding sequence ATGGCAGCCTCGACCCCTCTCGCCGCGCATCGCATCCTGATCATGGCCACCGATGGCTTCGAACAGTCCGAACTCGAGGTGCCGCTCGCGCGGCTGCGCGAGGCGGGCGCCACCGTCGATGTCGCCTCGCTCGACACGGCCGAGATCACCGGCTGGGACGAAGATGATTGGGGCGACGATATCGAGGTCGATCTCAAGATCGCCGACGTCGACATCGACGATTATGATGCGCTGGTTCTTCCCGGCGGACAGATCAATCCCGATCTTCTGCGCGTCGAGACGGCGGCGATCGCGCTGATCAAGGGCTTCGCAGCGGCTGACAAGCCCGTCGCCGCCATCTGTCATGCACCCTGGCTTCTCGTCGAGGCGGGCCTTGCGAAAGGGCGCCGCATGACGAGCTACAAATCGATCCGTACCGATGTCGCGAACGCAGGCGCCGATGTGGTCGACGAAGCCGTCGTCGTCGACGGCAACCTCATCACGAGCCGGTGTCCCGACGATCTCGATGCCTTCTGCAACGCGATCATAACCGCCGTCGCCGCCGCAGTGGCGCACGCCGACTGA
- a CDS encoding DUF3606 domain-containing protein produces MQAQIVPDGGRINRSSVDAMRAWSAILGVTQVEILVAVAAVGSRYQDVQSYLAEDFCFSSREGETALAPVPPEASSLAA; encoded by the coding sequence ATGCAGGCACAAATCGTACCGGACGGCGGCCGGATCAATCGCAGCAGTGTGGACGCGATGCGCGCCTGGTCGGCGATCCTCGGCGTTACCCAGGTCGAAATCCTCGTCGCGGTCGCCGCGGTCGGTTCCCGATATCAGGATGTGCAATCCTATCTCGCCGAAGATTTCTGCTTTTCGAGCCGCGAAGGCGAAACCGCGCTGGCCCCCGTCCCGCCCGAGGCGAGCAGTCTCGCCGCCTGA
- a CDS encoding N-formylglutamate amidohydrolase, with translation MSLSDSLLLADEPAPAQWVNAGGRAPFLLLGDHAGNAIPRALGTLGLSGQDRERHIAWDIGVHALGIALAGALDAPFLFQPYSRLVIDCNRDPAHPEAAPAISDGSAIPGNRRLQARDLAARIAAIHAPYHAEIAAEIARRGAAARPTILLALHSFTPALGGRARPWHAGVLYDRGDTRFAEALLAGLRAQADLVVGDNEPYRMDATDFSVPHHAYPAGLPYAEIEVRQDGLEMPAAVERWCEALRRACTAALPSVIA, from the coding sequence ATGTCGCTGTCGGACAGCCTCTTGCTCGCAGACGAACCGGCGCCCGCTCAGTGGGTCAACGCAGGCGGACGCGCTCCGTTCCTCCTGCTCGGCGATCATGCAGGCAACGCGATTCCCCGCGCGCTCGGCACGCTGGGCCTGTCCGGACAGGATCGCGAGCGCCACATCGCTTGGGATATCGGAGTTCATGCGCTCGGCATCGCGCTCGCCGGGGCGCTCGACGCGCCGTTCCTCTTCCAACCCTATTCGCGGCTCGTGATCGACTGCAACCGCGACCCGGCGCACCCCGAGGCGGCGCCGGCCATATCCGACGGCAGCGCGATCCCGGGCAATCGCCGGCTTCAGGCCCGTGACCTTGCGGCGCGGATCGCGGCAATCCACGCCCCCTATCATGCCGAAATCGCGGCGGAGATCGCGCGGCGCGGCGCGGCGGCGCGACCGACGATCCTGCTGGCGCTCCACAGCTTCACGCCCGCGCTCGGCGGCCGCGCCCGTCCCTGGCACGCTGGAGTCCTCTACGATCGGGGCGACACACGATTTGCCGAGGCACTGCTCGCGGGACTGCGCGCGCAAGCCGACCTCGTCGTCGGCGATAACGAGCCCTACCGCATGGATGCCACCGACTTTAGCGTCCCGCACCATGCCTATCCGGCCGGCCTCCCTTATGCCGAAATCGAGGTCCGGCAGGACGGTCTCGAAATGCCCGCCGCCGTCGAGCGCTGGTGCGAAGCGCTGCGCCGCGCCTGCACGGCAGCGCTGCCCTCCGTTATCGCCTGA
- a CDS encoding transglutaminase family protein — MPRLTIRHTTEYRYRQPVAFGEHRIMMRPRESFDQRLVKADLLISPHPCELRWLHDVLGNSVAIALFDKRANALRVVSEMTLDHAPLASDQIDIEDYARHFPFTYASEDMPDLLRSIERGYLDVGRIVDKWANGFLNDHGPTDTLGLLTDMATTIKRSFTYVPRHEKGTQSPIETLSRRQGTCRDFAVLMIEAVRALGLAARFVSGYVYNPSRSEGRVGGGNTHAWVRVFLPGSGWIEFDPTNGIVGNRGLVRVAVARDPYQAVPLSGSWSGYPASYIGMDVAVDVELGDAAAGETDIAASDRTHVARNAARC; from the coding sequence ATGCCCCGGCTCACGATCCGCCATACGACCGAATATAGATATCGCCAGCCCGTCGCCTTCGGCGAGCACCGGATCATGATGCGCCCGCGCGAGAGTTTCGACCAGCGTCTCGTGAAAGCGGATCTTCTCATTTCACCCCATCCTTGCGAACTGCGATGGTTGCACGACGTGCTCGGCAACTCGGTCGCGATCGCGCTGTTCGACAAGCGCGCGAACGCCTTGCGCGTGGTGAGCGAAATGACACTCGATCACGCGCCCCTCGCGAGCGACCAGATCGACATCGAGGACTATGCCCGGCACTTTCCCTTCACCTATGCCTCGGAAGACATGCCCGACCTGCTTCGCTCGATCGAGCGTGGATATCTCGACGTCGGCCGCATCGTCGACAAATGGGCGAACGGGTTTCTGAACGATCATGGTCCGACCGATACGCTGGGCCTGCTCACCGACATGGCGACGACGATCAAGCGCAGCTTCACTTATGTGCCGCGGCATGAAAAGGGCACGCAGTCCCCGATCGAGACGCTGTCTCGCCGGCAGGGAACCTGCCGCGATTTCGCGGTGCTGATGATCGAGGCGGTCCGCGCGCTCGGTCTCGCCGCGCGTTTCGTCTCGGGCTACGTCTACAATCCCAGCCGCAGCGAAGGACGCGTCGGAGGCGGCAATACCCACGCCTGGGTCCGCGTCTTTCTGCCCGGATCGGGCTGGATCGAGTTCGACCCGACCAACGGCATTGTCGGAAACCGGGGGCTTGTTCGCGTCGCGGTCGCGCGCGATCCGTACCAGGCCGTGCCGCTCTCGGGCAGCTGGAGCGGCTATCCCGCAAGTTACATCGGCATGGACGTCGCCGTCGACGTCGAGCTCGGCGATGCCGCCGCGGGCGAGACCGATATCGCCGCTTCGGACCGGACCCACGTTGCAAGGAATGCTGCCAGATGTTGA
- a CDS encoding transglutaminase-like domain-containing protein, which yields MLIRAGYEIRFETANPTPMMAMLSIHPSRQKDLKTPQQIETSPVIPIYNYEDSFGNICTRLTVPAGGVTLAADFVIEDSGLVDARAPDAAPAPVEDLPDDILIYLLGSRYCETDRLMGVAWAEFAHLASARDRVDAIVAFVHDHIVFGYEHARPDKTAWNAYQERQGVCRDFAHLAVTLCRCMNIPARYCTGYLGDIGIAPVDAPMDFSAWFDVYIGGDWYTYDARHNRPRIGRILMARGRDATDTALTTAFGPARVISFQVHTDEVDTDDIAS from the coding sequence ATGTTGATCAGGGCTGGATACGAGATCCGCTTCGAGACCGCGAACCCGACGCCGATGATGGCGATGCTCAGCATCCATCCGTCCCGCCAGAAGGACCTCAAGACCCCGCAGCAGATCGAGACGTCTCCCGTCATTCCCATTTACAATTATGAAGACAGCTTCGGGAACATCTGCACGCGCCTGACCGTGCCCGCGGGCGGGGTGACGCTCGCCGCCGATTTCGTGATCGAGGACAGCGGGCTCGTCGACGCGCGCGCGCCCGATGCGGCACCGGCCCCGGTCGAGGACCTGCCCGACGACATCCTCATTTATCTGCTCGGAAGCCGCTACTGCGAGACCGACCGGCTCATGGGCGTGGCCTGGGCGGAGTTCGCGCATCTCGCCTCGGCGCGCGACCGGGTCGATGCGATCGTCGCCTTCGTCCACGACCATATCGTCTTCGGCTACGAACATGCGCGCCCGGACAAGACAGCGTGGAACGCCTATCAGGAGCGGCAGGGCGTGTGCCGCGACTTTGCCCACCTCGCGGTGACCCTGTGTCGCTGCATGAATATCCCCGCGCGCTATTGCACCGGCTATCTGGGCGATATCGGCATCGCGCCGGTCGATGCTCCCATGGATTTTTCGGCCTGGTTCGATGTCTATATCGGGGGCGACTGGTATACATATGACGCGCGGCATAACCGGCCGCGCATCGGACGCATCCTGATGGCCCGCGGGCGCGACGCAACCGATACCGCGCTCACCACCGCCTTTGGCCCGGCGCGCGTCATATCCTTCCAAGTTCATACCGACGAGGTCGATACGGACGATATCGCGTCATGA
- a CDS encoding ATP-grasp fold amidoligase family protein: MTAMDRAIPFVGDADGTAAETGSSLARWRVVASYLWRHRRYPDLDAPTRFTELVQRRKLTDRSPRQSQFLDKLGVKAMVSARLGTEWIIPTLWHGQALPASLPFDVPAILKARHGCNQCAVLCDVPSAREWRLLQRTAARWQRRPYGIWLDEWAYRGVPRGLIAEPLLGGALPLPVDYKIYVFGGTATHVQVHLDRGGRHRWILHDRGWRQLVACADRPPAPASLAAMLEAAEALARDTAFLRVDFYEVDGKPRFGEFCLYPGSGFDPFAADWIDLELGRLWLRAMEDRSGLGTS; this comes from the coding sequence ATGACGGCGATGGATCGCGCGATACCGTTCGTCGGCGATGCCGACGGCACAGCGGCGGAGACCGGATCGTCGCTTGCGCGGTGGCGCGTCGTCGCAAGCTATCTATGGCGGCACCGCCGCTATCCGGATCTCGACGCGCCGACCCGCTTCACCGAGCTGGTACAGCGGCGAAAGCTCACCGATCGCTCGCCGCGACAGTCGCAGTTTCTCGACAAGCTCGGCGTGAAGGCCATGGTGTCCGCGCGCCTCGGGACGGAGTGGATCATCCCGACGCTGTGGCACGGGCAAGCGCTGCCGGCATCGCTCCCGTTCGACGTGCCCGCCATTTTGAAGGCACGGCACGGCTGCAATCAATGTGCGGTGCTGTGCGACGTGCCGAGCGCGCGCGAATGGCGCCTCCTCCAGCGCACGGCCGCGCGCTGGCAGCGAAGGCCTTACGGGATATGGCTCGACGAATGGGCCTATCGGGGCGTCCCGCGCGGACTGATCGCCGAGCCCTTGTTGGGCGGCGCGCTGCCGCTGCCCGTGGACTATAAGATCTATGTGTTCGGCGGGACGGCGACACATGTGCAGGTCCATCTCGATCGCGGCGGCCGCCACCGCTGGATCCTGCACGACCGTGGCTGGCGACAGCTGGTGGCATGTGCCGACCGGCCACCGGCACCGGCATCGCTTGCCGCGATGCTCGAGGCAGCCGAAGCGCTGGCGCGCGATACGGCGTTTTTGCGTGTCGACTTCTACGAGGTCGACGGAAAGCCCCGGTTCGGGGAATTTTGCCTGTACCCCGGATCGGGGTTCGATCCGTTCGCTGCCGACTGGATCGATCTCGAGCTCGGGCGATTGTGGCTGCGTGCTATGGAGGATCGGTCCGGCCTCGGGACGTCCTGA
- a CDS encoding GFA family protein codes for MPITLEGSCHCGAVTFTVESNTPVPYQRCYCSICRKQQGGGGYAINLGANAASLRVEGEVKLGTYRARIADAEHERCELSGGRRRFCKDCGAALWLYDPAWPDLVHPFASAIDTPLPAPRSSVHLMLKYKADWVAPYIAPADESYALYPPLSIAEWHRTNGVWID; via the coding sequence ATGCCGATTACGCTCGAAGGCTCCTGCCATTGCGGCGCAGTGACGTTCACGGTCGAAAGCAATACGCCGGTTCCTTATCAGCGCTGCTATTGTTCGATCTGCCGCAAGCAACAGGGCGGTGGCGGCTATGCCATCAATCTGGGTGCCAATGCGGCCTCACTCAGGGTCGAAGGCGAGGTGAAACTCGGCACCTATCGCGCAAGGATCGCCGATGCGGAGCATGAGCGCTGCGAGCTTTCCGGCGGAAGGCGGCGGTTCTGCAAGGACTGCGGGGCGGCGCTCTGGCTCTACGACCCCGCCTGGCCCGATCTGGTGCATCCGTTCGCGAGCGCGATCGACACGCCCCTGCCGGCGCCTCGATCCTCGGTGCATCTGATGCTCAAATATAAGGCGGACTGGGTCGCGCCCTATATCGCGCCGGCGGACGAGAGCTACGCGCTCTACCCGCCATTATCGATCGCCGAGTGGCACCGGACGAACGGCGTCTGGATCGACTGA
- a CDS encoding PRC-barrel domain-containing protein codes for MRTIMLAALSATLLAACSDANEAAEDRLEKSAETSASVAGPVPAAFGLSEAELLNADIVGAEGKEVGDVAQVLRASDGKVDRLLVEVEGSNPDRYVELPILGLRTVVNGDDTDLATSLTRADLMAMPEVPLPKA; via the coding sequence ATGCGAACGATCATGCTTGCCGCCCTGTCCGCCACCTTGCTGGCCGCCTGCTCCGATGCGAACGAGGCCGCCGAGGACAGGCTGGAGAAATCCGCCGAAACGAGCGCGAGCGTCGCGGGGCCGGTCCCCGCAGCCTTCGGCCTGAGCGAGGCCGAGCTTCTCAACGCCGATATCGTCGGTGCGGAGGGCAAGGAGGTTGGCGACGTCGCGCAGGTGCTTCGCGCCTCGGACGGCAAGGTTGATCGGCTTCTGGTCGAAGTGGAAGGAAGCAATCCCGACCGCTATGTCGAACTTCCGATTCTCGGCCTGCGCACCGTGGTGAACGGCGACGACACCGATCTTGCCACCTCGTTGACGCGAGCCGACCTCATGGCGATGCCCGAAGTTCCCCTTCCGAAGGCATAG
- a CDS encoding DUF1328 family protein encodes MFRWAIIFAVVALVAALLGFGGIAGLSADFAKILLVVAVVLVIVGFVFGRGGRKLP; translated from the coding sequence ATGTTCAGATGGGCCATCATTTTCGCGGTCGTTGCACTGGTCGCGGCACTCCTCGGTTTCGGCGGCATTGCCGGGCTCTCGGCCGATTTCGCCAAGATCCTGCTGGTTGTTGCGGTCGTGCTCGTCATCGTCGGCTTTGTTTTCGGCCGCGGGGGACGCAAGCTCCCGTGA